Proteins encoded in a region of the Streptomyces sp. NBC_00513 genome:
- a CDS encoding serine protease: protein MVGTFFYKGKPIHGTATSCTGSVVRSKGKNLVLTAGHCGTGLKNATQRIFVPQYRHGLDAGSQPSGIFPITDVYLDPRYENYTKGPTSDLDIAFATAGPSAKGLVENVTGGLTFTQASGYDHTVTVVGYPSSFKDNPTHRAITCTVRTKRLHRFRQMQMECGGYYGGVSGSPWIKGYDAKTRSGQVIGNLGGYNGGGNDANVDWVSYAPLFGKDAQDLYNDAANGIGPDNVKRPNPYQPPNDGPALPGSGETWKHAKQIASGDFSNTGHSDMLVIWTDGEATLYPGDGIGGFRPERQLQAPNAAWKEAATITAGDFTGSNQFDLMVRWNDGRMTLHADIGSNGLGSITEMAPSGSVWSHATQIAAGRFNATTYVTDLMVRWSDGELSLFTNVGAGTLGQEYKLKDPNSAWKDATLLTAGQYSGNQKWDLMVRWTSGALNNYVGTTTAGLGSEQPVHGPNKTWTHSVVMTTGNYTGDSLTNDLVIRWSDGETTMYRDTRTNSLGTEQMLVPPA from the coding sequence ATGGTCGGGACGTTCTTCTACAAGGGCAAGCCCATCCACGGCACCGCCACCTCCTGCACCGGCAGCGTCGTACGCAGCAAGGGAAAGAACCTCGTGCTCACCGCAGGTCACTGCGGGACCGGCCTCAAGAACGCTACGCAGCGCATCTTCGTACCGCAGTACCGCCACGGCCTGGACGCGGGCTCGCAGCCCTCGGGCATCTTTCCCATCACCGACGTCTACCTGGACCCGCGGTACGAGAACTACACCAAGGGCCCCACGTCCGACCTCGACATCGCCTTCGCCACAGCCGGCCCGAGCGCAAAGGGCCTGGTGGAGAACGTCACCGGCGGACTGACCTTCACCCAGGCATCGGGATACGACCACACAGTGACCGTGGTCGGCTACCCCAGCAGCTTCAAGGACAACCCGACCCACAGGGCCATCACCTGCACCGTTCGCACCAAACGGCTCCACCGGTTCCGGCAGATGCAGATGGAGTGCGGCGGCTACTACGGAGGCGTCTCCGGCAGCCCCTGGATCAAGGGCTACGACGCCAAGACCCGCAGCGGACAGGTCATCGGCAACCTCGGCGGATACAACGGCGGAGGCAACGACGCCAACGTCGACTGGGTCTCGTACGCGCCCCTCTTCGGCAAGGACGCCCAGGACCTCTACAACGACGCCGCCAACGGCATCGGCCCGGACAACGTGAAACGCCCCAACCCCTACCAGCCCCCGAACGACGGCCCAGCACTCCCGGGCAGCGGAGAAACCTGGAAGCACGCCAAGCAGATCGCCTCCGGAGACTTCAGCAACACCGGACACAGCGACATGCTCGTCATCTGGACCGACGGTGAAGCCACCCTCTACCCCGGCGACGGCATCGGCGGCTTCCGCCCCGAACGCCAGCTCCAGGCACCCAACGCGGCATGGAAAGAAGCCGCGACCATCACGGCAGGCGATTTCACCGGCTCGAACCAGTTCGACCTCATGGTCCGCTGGAACGACGGCCGCATGACCCTCCACGCCGACATCGGATCCAACGGCCTCGGCAGCATCACTGAAATGGCCCCCTCCGGATCCGTCTGGAGCCACGCCACCCAGATCGCCGCAGGCCGCTTCAACGCCACCACCTACGTCACCGACCTCATGGTCCGCTGGTCCGACGGCGAACTCAGTCTCTTCACCAACGTCGGCGCCGGCACCCTCGGCCAGGAATACAAACTCAAGGACCCCAACAGCGCGTGGAAGGACGCCACCCTGCTGACCGCCGGACAGTACTCCGGCAACCAGAAATGGGACCTCATGGTCCGCTGGACAAGCGGCGCACTCAACAACTACGTAGGCACCACCACCGCCGGCCTCGGCTCCGAGCAACCGGTCCACGGCCCCAACAAGACCTGGACCCACAGCGTCGTCATGACCACCGGCAACTACACCGGCGACAGCCTCACCAACGACCTCGTCATCCGCTGGAGTGACGGCGAAACCACCATGTACCGCGACACCCGCACCAACAGCCTCGGCACCGAACAGATGCTGGTCCCTCCGGCATGA